One stretch of Gadus macrocephalus chromosome 12, ASM3116895v1 DNA includes these proteins:
- the c12h19orf44 gene encoding uncharacterized protein C19orf44 homolog isoform X2: MWNRDGRNSALVRAQALLSAKRNDANATELTNRFQPHGPEAQAYGHTGPGGGSVQKSRFPSNTHILSLDLSDLSSVSSVTEHGEKTNTNKQGREVLSPQDFRASTSLGEGGGGQRFLKKAIPKAMASTQSPQFRKNQTQHPPERGFVASSQQGSQSAALSRLATIEERIRARQQAQQSTTQGRAMEGNPNHTVPPTAPNPGPSPPHGHSPPELPSAPLSPQLSSNDPGSPGKRFLKKTSVLATAGTNLNYSQGAKVNVEIPAAADAGLSVGKYRSGSAVKPSVVKAEPAAGDGRGVSLDSDEESMRKLLGDSLDSMEDRHRRLPMKTVAKDSREKPDPAPLSPLGGASLSSAHSPLQRSLSTPSSWGRGEVHSLEELFPPGPGGSTEEEGPHSGRSSSISSEVDFKFNIMSLDDFVPDFTVETKQDHRPSKQHKAEDRTWTTQPPEGKEEQPGEEEVTGADYHSDFESLSIRTEHDQSPSEISEHLGASPEDEAKRKKKTQKGDDLSEISGDGDGSRREGGDDPYDDPYASSFSDRSPSVASSYTSGCSAQSSSRTLTPSSRRSTVQGRPGREAATQTRPDPLSYDWSAGMAVLGPAVGMGSVDPTPVASHTVGAEALEALTSYSPAVFALNNMLRQQLAMTRQFAQASRHLHNSVVQGLGPADYTYTTLEDTKQFIRKHRPPKLTVEQALEEVLQEMRDYHYI; encoded by the exons ATGTGGAACCGTGACGGTCGAAATTCAGCGTTGGTCCGAGCCCAGGCGCTGCTCTCTGCGAAGAGAAACGATGCAAACGCCACCGAGCTAACGAATCGGTTCCAACCTCATGGACCTGAAGCTCAGGCATATGGACATACA GGTCCTGGAGGAGGGTCAGTCCAAAAGAGCCGCTTTCCCTCGAATACACACATCTTATCACTGGACCTGAGTGACCTGTCCTCTGTCAGCTCAGTCACAGAGCATGGGGAGAAAACCAATACAAATAAGCAGGGCAGAGAAGTGCTTTCACCTCAG GATTTCAGAGCTTCAACCTcactgggtgaaggaggaggagggcaaagGTTTCTGAAGAAAGCTATACCAAAGGCCATGGCTAGCACCCAGTCCCCTCAATTTAGAAAAAATCAAACTCAGCATCCCCCAGAACGCGG GTTTGTGGCTTCTTCCCAGCAGGGCTCCCAGAGCGCCGCCCTGAGCAGGTTGGCCACCATTGAGGAGCGCATCCGGGCCCGCCAGCAAGCCCAGCAGAGCACAACCCAGGGGCGTGCCATGGAGGGGAACCCCAATCACACCGTACCTCCAACAGCCCCCAACCcaggcccctctcccccccatggACACTCGCCGCCGGAgctcccctctgcccccctgtCGCCCCAGTTGTCGAGCAACGACCCTGGAAGTCCCGGGAAGCGCTTCCTAAAGAAGACGTCAGTGCTTGCTACGGCCGGCACCAATCTCAACTATTCCCAAGGGGCTAAAGTCAATGTTGAaatccctgctgctgctgacgcCGGCTTGTCGGTTGGCAAGTACAGAAGTGGCAGTGCTGTGAAGCCCAGCGTGGTGAAGGCTGAGCCGGCGGCAGGAGATGGCCGCGGAGTTAGCCTGGACAGTGATGAGGAGAGTATGAGGAAACTGTTGGGGGACTCGCTAGACTCGATGGAGGACAGACATAGGAGATTACCAATGAAGACGGTGGCAAAG GATTCTAGGGAGAAGCCTGACCCCGCTCCCCTTTCTCCCCTGGGGGGGGCCTCCTTGTCTTCTGCACATAGCCCCCTGCAGCGCTCCCTGTCCACCCCGTCATCGTGGGGGCGTGGGGAGGTGCACTCCCTGGAGGAGCTCTtccccccggggcccgggggTTCGACTGAAGAGGAGGGGCCACACAGTggcaggagcagcagcatcTCCTCAGAGG TAGATTTCAAGTTCAACATCATGTCTTTGGATGACTTTGTACCTGATTTTACTGTGGAAACAAAGCAG GACCATCGACCATCCAAGCAGCACAAAGCAGAGGACCGTACGTGGACAACACAACCACCGGAGGGTAAAGAAGAGCAGCCGGGAGAGGAAGAGGTAACTGGGGCAGACTACCACAGTGACTTCGAGAGCCTAAGCATTAGGACGGAGCACGACCAAAGCCCCAGCGAGATCTCAGAGCACCTTGGGGCAAGTCCCGAAGACGAGgcgaagaggaagaaaaagacGCAGAAAGGAGATGACCTCTCTGAGATCTCGGGTGACGGAGACGGCTCGCGTCGGGAGGGAGGCGACGACCCCTACGACGACCCCTACGCCAGTAGTTTCTCCGACCGCAGTCCGAGTGTGGCGAGCAGCTACACCTCTGGCTGCTCCGCGCAGTCCTCGTCTCGCACCTTGACGCCCAGCTCCAGACGCTCCACCGTCCAGGGGCGGCCTGGGAGAGAAGCAGCCACGCAAACACGACCCGACCCGCTGTCCTACGACTGGTCCGCAG GTATGGCTGTTCTGGGCCCTGCGGTAGGCATGGGTTCCGTGGACCCAACCCCCGTGGCCAGTCATACAGTCGGTGCAGAGGCCCTTGAGG cTTTAACCTCCTACAGCCCGGCAGTGTTTGCCCTCAACAACATGCTAAGGCAGCAGCTAGCCATGACCCGACAGTTTGCCCAAGCCAGCAGACATCTCCACAACAGTGTGGTGCAGGGCCTGGGTCCGGCAGATTACACCTACACAACTCTGGAAGACACCAAACAA TTCATCCGCAAGCACAGGCCACCCAAATTGACTGTGGAGCAAGCATTGGAGGAGGTACTGCAGGAGATGAGAGACTATCACTATATCTGA
- the calr3a gene encoding calreticulin 3a: MKLAVAAVVLLASLAITVEATVHFKEQFLDGDAWKSRWVESKQKSDYGVWKLTAGKFFGDAEADKGVQTSQDARFYAVSSRFEPFSNEGKPLVVQFTVKHEQKIDCGGGYVKIFPADLDQTNMHGDSQYYIMFGPDICGYSTKKVHVIFNYKGKNHLIKKDIKCKDDELTHLYTLILNPDQTYEVKIDNEKVESGSMEEDWDMLPAKKIKDPEAKKPENWDDREKMDDPTDAKPEDWEKPETIPDPDATKPSDWDEDMDGEWEPAMIANPEYQGEWQPKQIDNPDFKGSWVHPEIDNPEYSADDTMYKFDSISVLGLDLWQVKSGTIFDNFLIADDVKEAEEFGEETWGKTKEPEKKMRDDLEEADRKSREEEEKNKKDTDGANEEDENEDDEEEGDEEQGDDEGEEPTEEEEEEEEEAAKKDEL; encoded by the exons ATGAAGCTCGCCGTCGCAGCAGTCGTCCTTCTGGCATCGTTAGCCATCACTGTCGAGGCTACTGTGCACTTCAAGGAACAGTTTCTGGACGGAG ATGCCTGGAAGAGCCGGTGGGTTGAGTCCAAGCAAAAGTCGGATTATGGTGTGTGGAAGCTGACTGCTGGCAAGTTTTTTGGCGATGCCGAGGCAGATAAAG GTGTCCAGACGAGCCAGGACGCTCGTTTCTATGCAGTGTCCAGCCGCTTCGAGCCGTTTAGCAATGAGGGCAAGCCCCTGGTGGTCCAGTTCACGGTGAAGCATGAGCAAAAGATAGACTGTGGGGGTGGCTACGTCAAGATTTTCCCCGCTGACCTAGACCAGACCAACATGCATGGAGACTCTCAGTATTACATCATGTTcg GACCTGACATCTGTGGGTACAGCACAAAGAAGGTGCATGTGATCTTCAACTACAAAGGAAAGAACCACCTCATTAAGAAGGACATCAAATGCAAG gaTGACGAGCTCACTCACCTGTACACGTTGATCCTGAACCCGGACCAGACGTACGAAGTGAAGATCGACAACGAGAAGGTGGAGTCCGGCAGCATGGAGGAGGACTGGGACATGCTGCCCGCCAAGAAGATCAAGGACCCAGAGGCCAAGAAACCAGAGAACTGGGATGACCGTGAGAAGATGGACGACCCCACCGACGCCAAGCCCGAG GACTGGGAGAAGCCTGAGACTATCCCCGACCCTGATGCGACCAAGCCCAGCGACTGGGACGAGGATATGGATGGAGAGTGGGAGCCGGCCATGATCGCCAACCCAGAGTACCAG GGCGAGTGGCAACCCAAGCAGATCGACAACCCCGACTTCAAGGGATCCTGGGTTCACCCAGAGATCGACAACCCAGAGTACTCTGCTGACGACACCATGTACAAGTTTGACAGCATTTCCGTTTTGGGCCTTGACTTGTGGCAG GTAAAATCTGGCACCATCTTCGACAACTTCCTGATTGCCGATGACGTCAAAGAAGCCGAGGAGTTTGGGGAAGAAACCTGGGGCAAAACTAAG GAACCAGAGAAGAAGATGAGGGATGATCTGGAGGAGGCGGACAGGAAGtcgagggaagaggaggagaagaacaagaaggATACCGATGGTGCCAATGAGGAAGACGAGAACGAAGATGACGAGGAGGAAGGggatgaggagcagggagacGACGAAGGGGAGGAACccacagaagaggaggaggaggaagaggaggaagccgCGAAGAAGGACGAGTTGTAG
- the c12h19orf44 gene encoding uncharacterized protein C19orf44 homolog isoform X4, translating to MWNRDGRNSALVRAQALLSAKRNDANATELTNRFQPHGPEAQAYGHTGPGGGSVQKSRFPSNTHILSLDLSDLSSVSSVTEHGEKTNTNKQGREVLSPQDFRASTSLGEGGGGQRFLKKAIPKAMASTQSPQFRKNQTQHPPERGFVASSQQGSQSAALSRLATIEERIRARQQAQQSTTQGRAMEGNPNHTVPPTAPNPGPSPPHGHSPPELPSAPLSPQLSSNDPGSPGKRFLKKTSVLATAGTNLNYSQGAKVNVEIPAAADAGLSVGKYRSGSAVKPSVVKAEPAAGDGRGVSLDSDEESMRKLLGDSLDSMEDRHRRLPMKTVAKDSREKPDPAPLSPLGGASLSSAHSPLQRSLSTPSSWGRGEVHSLEELFPPGPGGSTEEEGPHSGRSSSISSEDFKFNIMSLDDFVPDFTVETKQDHRPSKQHKAEDRTWTTQPPEGKEEQPGEEEVTGADYHSDFESLSIRTEHDQSPSEISEHLGASPEDEAKRKKKTQKGDDLSEISGDGDGSRREGGDDPYDDPYASSFSDRSPSVASSYTSGCSAQSSSRTLTPSSRRSTVQGRPGREAATQTRPDPLSYDWSAGMAVLGPAVGMGSVDPTPVASHTVGAEALEALTSYSPAVFALNNMLRQQLAMTRQFAQASRHLHNSVVQGLGPADYTYTTLEDTKQFIRKHRPPKLTVEQALEEVLQEMRDYHYI from the exons ATGTGGAACCGTGACGGTCGAAATTCAGCGTTGGTCCGAGCCCAGGCGCTGCTCTCTGCGAAGAGAAACGATGCAAACGCCACCGAGCTAACGAATCGGTTCCAACCTCATGGACCTGAAGCTCAGGCATATGGACATACA GGTCCTGGAGGAGGGTCAGTCCAAAAGAGCCGCTTTCCCTCGAATACACACATCTTATCACTGGACCTGAGTGACCTGTCCTCTGTCAGCTCAGTCACAGAGCATGGGGAGAAAACCAATACAAATAAGCAGGGCAGAGAAGTGCTTTCACCTCAG GATTTCAGAGCTTCAACCTcactgggtgaaggaggaggagggcaaagGTTTCTGAAGAAAGCTATACCAAAGGCCATGGCTAGCACCCAGTCCCCTCAATTTAGAAAAAATCAAACTCAGCATCCCCCAGAACGCGG GTTTGTGGCTTCTTCCCAGCAGGGCTCCCAGAGCGCCGCCCTGAGCAGGTTGGCCACCATTGAGGAGCGCATCCGGGCCCGCCAGCAAGCCCAGCAGAGCACAACCCAGGGGCGTGCCATGGAGGGGAACCCCAATCACACCGTACCTCCAACAGCCCCCAACCcaggcccctctcccccccatggACACTCGCCGCCGGAgctcccctctgcccccctgtCGCCCCAGTTGTCGAGCAACGACCCTGGAAGTCCCGGGAAGCGCTTCCTAAAGAAGACGTCAGTGCTTGCTACGGCCGGCACCAATCTCAACTATTCCCAAGGGGCTAAAGTCAATGTTGAaatccctgctgctgctgacgcCGGCTTGTCGGTTGGCAAGTACAGAAGTGGCAGTGCTGTGAAGCCCAGCGTGGTGAAGGCTGAGCCGGCGGCAGGAGATGGCCGCGGAGTTAGCCTGGACAGTGATGAGGAGAGTATGAGGAAACTGTTGGGGGACTCGCTAGACTCGATGGAGGACAGACATAGGAGATTACCAATGAAGACGGTGGCAAAG GATTCTAGGGAGAAGCCTGACCCCGCTCCCCTTTCTCCCCTGGGGGGGGCCTCCTTGTCTTCTGCACATAGCCCCCTGCAGCGCTCCCTGTCCACCCCGTCATCGTGGGGGCGTGGGGAGGTGCACTCCCTGGAGGAGCTCTtccccccggggcccgggggTTCGACTGAAGAGGAGGGGCCACACAGTggcaggagcagcagcatcTCCTCAGAGG ATTTCAAGTTCAACATCATGTCTTTGGATGACTTTGTACCTGATTTTACTGTGGAAACAAAGCAG GACCATCGACCATCCAAGCAGCACAAAGCAGAGGACCGTACGTGGACAACACAACCACCGGAGGGTAAAGAAGAGCAGCCGGGAGAGGAAGAGGTAACTGGGGCAGACTACCACAGTGACTTCGAGAGCCTAAGCATTAGGACGGAGCACGACCAAAGCCCCAGCGAGATCTCAGAGCACCTTGGGGCAAGTCCCGAAGACGAGgcgaagaggaagaaaaagacGCAGAAAGGAGATGACCTCTCTGAGATCTCGGGTGACGGAGACGGCTCGCGTCGGGAGGGAGGCGACGACCCCTACGACGACCCCTACGCCAGTAGTTTCTCCGACCGCAGTCCGAGTGTGGCGAGCAGCTACACCTCTGGCTGCTCCGCGCAGTCCTCGTCTCGCACCTTGACGCCCAGCTCCAGACGCTCCACCGTCCAGGGGCGGCCTGGGAGAGAAGCAGCCACGCAAACACGACCCGACCCGCTGTCCTACGACTGGTCCGCAG GTATGGCTGTTCTGGGCCCTGCGGTAGGCATGGGTTCCGTGGACCCAACCCCCGTGGCCAGTCATACAGTCGGTGCAGAGGCCCTTGAGG cTTTAACCTCCTACAGCCCGGCAGTGTTTGCCCTCAACAACATGCTAAGGCAGCAGCTAGCCATGACCCGACAGTTTGCCCAAGCCAGCAGACATCTCCACAACAGTGTGGTGCAGGGCCTGGGTCCGGCAGATTACACCTACACAACTCTGGAAGACACCAAACAA TTCATCCGCAAGCACAGGCCACCCAAATTGACTGTGGAGCAAGCATTGGAGGAGGTACTGCAGGAGATGAGAGACTATCACTATATCTGA
- the c12h19orf44 gene encoding uncharacterized protein C19orf44 homolog isoform X1 — MWNRDGRNSALVRAQALLSAKRNDANATELTNRFQPHGPEAQAYGHTGPGGGSVQKSRFPSNTHILSLDLSDLSSVSSVTEHGEKTNTNKQGREVLSPQDFRASTSLGEGGGGQRFLKKAIPKAMASTQSPQFRKNQTQHPPERGFVASSQQGSQSAALSRLATIEERIRARQQAQQSTTQGRAMEGNPNHTVPPTAPNPGPSPPHGHSPPELPSAPLSPQLSSNDPGSPGKRFLKKTSVLATAGTNLNYSQGAKVNVEIPAAADAGLSVGKYRSGSAVKPSVVKAEPAAGDGRGVSLDSDEESMRKLLGDSLDSMEDRHRRLPMKTVAKDSREKPDPAPLSPLGGASLSSAHSPLQRSLSTPSSWGRGEVHSLEELFPPGPGGSTEEEGPHSGRSSSISSEVDFKFNIMSLDDFVPDFTVETKQKDHRPSKQHKAEDRTWTTQPPEGKEEQPGEEEVTGADYHSDFESLSIRTEHDQSPSEISEHLGASPEDEAKRKKKTQKGDDLSEISGDGDGSRREGGDDPYDDPYASSFSDRSPSVASSYTSGCSAQSSSRTLTPSSRRSTVQGRPGREAATQTRPDPLSYDWSAGMAVLGPAVGMGSVDPTPVASHTVGAEALEALTSYSPAVFALNNMLRQQLAMTRQFAQASRHLHNSVVQGLGPADYTYTTLEDTKQFIRKHRPPKLTVEQALEEVLQEMRDYHYI; from the exons ATGTGGAACCGTGACGGTCGAAATTCAGCGTTGGTCCGAGCCCAGGCGCTGCTCTCTGCGAAGAGAAACGATGCAAACGCCACCGAGCTAACGAATCGGTTCCAACCTCATGGACCTGAAGCTCAGGCATATGGACATACA GGTCCTGGAGGAGGGTCAGTCCAAAAGAGCCGCTTTCCCTCGAATACACACATCTTATCACTGGACCTGAGTGACCTGTCCTCTGTCAGCTCAGTCACAGAGCATGGGGAGAAAACCAATACAAATAAGCAGGGCAGAGAAGTGCTTTCACCTCAG GATTTCAGAGCTTCAACCTcactgggtgaaggaggaggagggcaaagGTTTCTGAAGAAAGCTATACCAAAGGCCATGGCTAGCACCCAGTCCCCTCAATTTAGAAAAAATCAAACTCAGCATCCCCCAGAACGCGG GTTTGTGGCTTCTTCCCAGCAGGGCTCCCAGAGCGCCGCCCTGAGCAGGTTGGCCACCATTGAGGAGCGCATCCGGGCCCGCCAGCAAGCCCAGCAGAGCACAACCCAGGGGCGTGCCATGGAGGGGAACCCCAATCACACCGTACCTCCAACAGCCCCCAACCcaggcccctctcccccccatggACACTCGCCGCCGGAgctcccctctgcccccctgtCGCCCCAGTTGTCGAGCAACGACCCTGGAAGTCCCGGGAAGCGCTTCCTAAAGAAGACGTCAGTGCTTGCTACGGCCGGCACCAATCTCAACTATTCCCAAGGGGCTAAAGTCAATGTTGAaatccctgctgctgctgacgcCGGCTTGTCGGTTGGCAAGTACAGAAGTGGCAGTGCTGTGAAGCCCAGCGTGGTGAAGGCTGAGCCGGCGGCAGGAGATGGCCGCGGAGTTAGCCTGGACAGTGATGAGGAGAGTATGAGGAAACTGTTGGGGGACTCGCTAGACTCGATGGAGGACAGACATAGGAGATTACCAATGAAGACGGTGGCAAAG GATTCTAGGGAGAAGCCTGACCCCGCTCCCCTTTCTCCCCTGGGGGGGGCCTCCTTGTCTTCTGCACATAGCCCCCTGCAGCGCTCCCTGTCCACCCCGTCATCGTGGGGGCGTGGGGAGGTGCACTCCCTGGAGGAGCTCTtccccccggggcccgggggTTCGACTGAAGAGGAGGGGCCACACAGTggcaggagcagcagcatcTCCTCAGAGG TAGATTTCAAGTTCAACATCATGTCTTTGGATGACTTTGTACCTGATTTTACTGTGGAAACAAAGCAG AAGGACCATCGACCATCCAAGCAGCACAAAGCAGAGGACCGTACGTGGACAACACAACCACCGGAGGGTAAAGAAGAGCAGCCGGGAGAGGAAGAGGTAACTGGGGCAGACTACCACAGTGACTTCGAGAGCCTAAGCATTAGGACGGAGCACGACCAAAGCCCCAGCGAGATCTCAGAGCACCTTGGGGCAAGTCCCGAAGACGAGgcgaagaggaagaaaaagacGCAGAAAGGAGATGACCTCTCTGAGATCTCGGGTGACGGAGACGGCTCGCGTCGGGAGGGAGGCGACGACCCCTACGACGACCCCTACGCCAGTAGTTTCTCCGACCGCAGTCCGAGTGTGGCGAGCAGCTACACCTCTGGCTGCTCCGCGCAGTCCTCGTCTCGCACCTTGACGCCCAGCTCCAGACGCTCCACCGTCCAGGGGCGGCCTGGGAGAGAAGCAGCCACGCAAACACGACCCGACCCGCTGTCCTACGACTGGTCCGCAG GTATGGCTGTTCTGGGCCCTGCGGTAGGCATGGGTTCCGTGGACCCAACCCCCGTGGCCAGTCATACAGTCGGTGCAGAGGCCCTTGAGG cTTTAACCTCCTACAGCCCGGCAGTGTTTGCCCTCAACAACATGCTAAGGCAGCAGCTAGCCATGACCCGACAGTTTGCCCAAGCCAGCAGACATCTCCACAACAGTGTGGTGCAGGGCCTGGGTCCGGCAGATTACACCTACACAACTCTGGAAGACACCAAACAA TTCATCCGCAAGCACAGGCCACCCAAATTGACTGTGGAGCAAGCATTGGAGGAGGTACTGCAGGAGATGAGAGACTATCACTATATCTGA
- the c12h19orf44 gene encoding uncharacterized protein C19orf44 homolog isoform X3 — translation MWNRDGRNSALVRAQALLSAKRNDANATELTNRFQPHGPEAQAYGHTGPGGGSVQKSRFPSNTHILSLDLSDLSSVSSVTEHGEKTNTNKQGREVLSPQDFRASTSLGEGGGGQRFLKKAIPKAMASTQSPQFRKNQTQHPPERGFVASSQQGSQSAALSRLATIEERIRARQQAQQSTTQGRAMEGNPNHTVPPTAPNPGPSPPHGHSPPELPSAPLSPQLSSNDPGSPGKRFLKKTSVLATAGTNLNYSQGAKVNVEIPAAADAGLSVGKYRSGSAVKPSVVKAEPAAGDGRGVSLDSDEESMRKLLGDSLDSMEDRHRRLPMKTVAKDSREKPDPAPLSPLGGASLSSAHSPLQRSLSTPSSWGRGEVHSLEELFPPGPGGSTEEEGPHSGRSSSISSEDFKFNIMSLDDFVPDFTVETKQKDHRPSKQHKAEDRTWTTQPPEGKEEQPGEEEVTGADYHSDFESLSIRTEHDQSPSEISEHLGASPEDEAKRKKKTQKGDDLSEISGDGDGSRREGGDDPYDDPYASSFSDRSPSVASSYTSGCSAQSSSRTLTPSSRRSTVQGRPGREAATQTRPDPLSYDWSAGMAVLGPAVGMGSVDPTPVASHTVGAEALEALTSYSPAVFALNNMLRQQLAMTRQFAQASRHLHNSVVQGLGPADYTYTTLEDTKQFIRKHRPPKLTVEQALEEVLQEMRDYHYI, via the exons ATGTGGAACCGTGACGGTCGAAATTCAGCGTTGGTCCGAGCCCAGGCGCTGCTCTCTGCGAAGAGAAACGATGCAAACGCCACCGAGCTAACGAATCGGTTCCAACCTCATGGACCTGAAGCTCAGGCATATGGACATACA GGTCCTGGAGGAGGGTCAGTCCAAAAGAGCCGCTTTCCCTCGAATACACACATCTTATCACTGGACCTGAGTGACCTGTCCTCTGTCAGCTCAGTCACAGAGCATGGGGAGAAAACCAATACAAATAAGCAGGGCAGAGAAGTGCTTTCACCTCAG GATTTCAGAGCTTCAACCTcactgggtgaaggaggaggagggcaaagGTTTCTGAAGAAAGCTATACCAAAGGCCATGGCTAGCACCCAGTCCCCTCAATTTAGAAAAAATCAAACTCAGCATCCCCCAGAACGCGG GTTTGTGGCTTCTTCCCAGCAGGGCTCCCAGAGCGCCGCCCTGAGCAGGTTGGCCACCATTGAGGAGCGCATCCGGGCCCGCCAGCAAGCCCAGCAGAGCACAACCCAGGGGCGTGCCATGGAGGGGAACCCCAATCACACCGTACCTCCAACAGCCCCCAACCcaggcccctctcccccccatggACACTCGCCGCCGGAgctcccctctgcccccctgtCGCCCCAGTTGTCGAGCAACGACCCTGGAAGTCCCGGGAAGCGCTTCCTAAAGAAGACGTCAGTGCTTGCTACGGCCGGCACCAATCTCAACTATTCCCAAGGGGCTAAAGTCAATGTTGAaatccctgctgctgctgacgcCGGCTTGTCGGTTGGCAAGTACAGAAGTGGCAGTGCTGTGAAGCCCAGCGTGGTGAAGGCTGAGCCGGCGGCAGGAGATGGCCGCGGAGTTAGCCTGGACAGTGATGAGGAGAGTATGAGGAAACTGTTGGGGGACTCGCTAGACTCGATGGAGGACAGACATAGGAGATTACCAATGAAGACGGTGGCAAAG GATTCTAGGGAGAAGCCTGACCCCGCTCCCCTTTCTCCCCTGGGGGGGGCCTCCTTGTCTTCTGCACATAGCCCCCTGCAGCGCTCCCTGTCCACCCCGTCATCGTGGGGGCGTGGGGAGGTGCACTCCCTGGAGGAGCTCTtccccccggggcccgggggTTCGACTGAAGAGGAGGGGCCACACAGTggcaggagcagcagcatcTCCTCAGAGG ATTTCAAGTTCAACATCATGTCTTTGGATGACTTTGTACCTGATTTTACTGTGGAAACAAAGCAG AAGGACCATCGACCATCCAAGCAGCACAAAGCAGAGGACCGTACGTGGACAACACAACCACCGGAGGGTAAAGAAGAGCAGCCGGGAGAGGAAGAGGTAACTGGGGCAGACTACCACAGTGACTTCGAGAGCCTAAGCATTAGGACGGAGCACGACCAAAGCCCCAGCGAGATCTCAGAGCACCTTGGGGCAAGTCCCGAAGACGAGgcgaagaggaagaaaaagacGCAGAAAGGAGATGACCTCTCTGAGATCTCGGGTGACGGAGACGGCTCGCGTCGGGAGGGAGGCGACGACCCCTACGACGACCCCTACGCCAGTAGTTTCTCCGACCGCAGTCCGAGTGTGGCGAGCAGCTACACCTCTGGCTGCTCCGCGCAGTCCTCGTCTCGCACCTTGACGCCCAGCTCCAGACGCTCCACCGTCCAGGGGCGGCCTGGGAGAGAAGCAGCCACGCAAACACGACCCGACCCGCTGTCCTACGACTGGTCCGCAG GTATGGCTGTTCTGGGCCCTGCGGTAGGCATGGGTTCCGTGGACCCAACCCCCGTGGCCAGTCATACAGTCGGTGCAGAGGCCCTTGAGG cTTTAACCTCCTACAGCCCGGCAGTGTTTGCCCTCAACAACATGCTAAGGCAGCAGCTAGCCATGACCCGACAGTTTGCCCAAGCCAGCAGACATCTCCACAACAGTGTGGTGCAGGGCCTGGGTCCGGCAGATTACACCTACACAACTCTGGAAGACACCAAACAA TTCATCCGCAAGCACAGGCCACCCAAATTGACTGTGGAGCAAGCATTGGAGGAGGTACTGCAGGAGATGAGAGACTATCACTATATCTGA